The genomic DNA TAATAACCTTTAACTTTCTATCAAATTCATTCTCAGTGCTCTTAATACTTTTTCCTGCAGCAATAGTTACAACAATTACATCATTTTTTATATGGTCTTTTATTTGGTTAATTACCGATGTGTATAGGTCTGGTTTAATTGATAAAATTAAAATGTCAGCACTGTTAGCGACTTCATTGTTGTTAGTAGTTATAGTTATGCCATATTTATCACTAGCATTTTTTAAATTACTGACGTTTAAATCTGAACAAATTATTTGATTTGGAGACACTATATTTTTATTAATCATCCCACCTATCATAGCAATACCCATGTTGCCACATCCGATAAATCCTATTTGTTTATTCATAATAATTTGATCTTGCTCCTTCTATTCTAAACTTTATTGATTTTGAAATTATTATTCTAAATAAGGGCTATTACAATTACTGGGCTTATCAATAGAATTTAAAAATTCTCCTTCCTATAATGAGCTATGCTTTTGTATGTACTTTACAAGCATGCATTTAAAAAAATGAAGAGACTTTCTATTCATAGAACTATTAAAAACAAGAGTAAAATGGTGATAATTTTTCGGAATTAATATTCTTTAACTATTCACCATTTTAAATAGAGCTTACATATTCCTCTTATAATTACTTATTTTCAAAATTTATAGTTACGCTTAAGAAAATGTATTTAAATTCCAAATAATTATCGACGTAGATAGCATGAAACAAAATAATGCAGGGATTATCATTAAAATAGATTGTTTTGCTCGAAAAATATGAGCATGAATGGCTCCGACCATGAGAATTGCTAATAATGTATTTGCTCCTAGCGCTAAGTATTGATTCCAAATACCACCGATTATACCTATTGCTCCAATAATTTCAATAAAACCAATTATAGACATAAACCATAATGAATATTGATATTGTTGCCAATGTTCTACCTGAAAAGATATACGGAAAATTTTTATGAATCCCCCTACTACAATAAAAATTGCTAAAACTACCTGAAGAACAATCATCATTTAAACTCGCTCCTTTTAAGACTTTGTTAATTTTCATACTTCACAAGGAA from Bacillus basilensis includes the following:
- a CDS encoding DoxX family protein — translated: MMIVLQVVLAIFIVVGGFIKIFRISFQVEHWQQYQYSLWFMSIIGFIEIIGAIGIIGGIWNQYLALGANTLLAILMVGAIHAHIFRAKQSILMIIPALFCFMLSTSIIIWNLNTFS